CTCGGCCAGCATCGAGGAAAACCTGGCGCTGGGGTTCGACGAGGCCGATGAGGCCAGCCGCCTGGCCCGCGTGCGCGCGGCGGCGGCCGTGGCCCGGCTGGACGAGACGGTGTCTGAGTTTCCCGGCGGATATGCGACCGTGCTAGGGGAGCGGGGGATAAACCTGTCGGGCGGGCAGAAGCAGCGCGCGGCACTGGCCCGCGCCGTGGCCCGCGACGCGCCCATCCTGGTGCTCGACGACGCGCTCTCGGCCGTGGACACGCACACGGAGCACGAGATCCTGGACGGGCTGAAGCAGGTTTTCGCGGGGCGCACCAGCGTAATCGTCAGCCACCGCGTGGCGGCGGTGATGGACGCGGACCTGATCCTGGTGCTGGATGACGGCCGGCTGGCGGAGCGCGGCACGCACGCCGAGCTGCTGCGCGCCGGAGGGCTGTATGCCGCCCTGCAGCGGCGCCAGATGCTGGAGGCGCAGGTGGAAGGCGACGATCTCCTTGCAGCCGCGTCAGGCGGGGTCTAGATTCGGGCCTGGCATCAGTTCCCACCCGCGCCGATCGGCATGGAACACCTTCACGTTCACCTTCAGGGCGATTCCGGCACCGCGCAGCGCCTGCGCGAGGTGCTGGCCCGCGAGGGGTTTCGCGTCGTGGAGCCGCCCCCGGAAAAGCCGGCGGGCGCGATCGTCGTGCAGGTGCGCGCCAACGGCATCAACGGCGCCAGCGCGGAAGTGGAGATGGAGGCGCGGGTGGAGGAGCTGGAGCGCAGCGTGCTGGAGCTGCGCAACCTGGACGTGGCCAAGTCGCAGTTCCTGACCAACGTTTCGCACGAGCTCCGCACGCCCCTCACCGCCATCGTCACCTACGGCGAAATCCTGCGCGACGGGCTGCTGGGGGAGATCTCCGCCCGGCAGCGCGACGCCATCGAGTCGATGATCGGCTCGTGCCGGCAGCTGCTGGCGATGATCGAGGAAATCCTCACCTACGCGCGCTCCACCGCCACCACCATCGACATCCGCCCGGGCGAGTTCGGGCTTCGCGAGATGGTGGCCGAAGTGCGCCGAATGAACGAGTCGCTGCTGGACCGCAAGAACCTCACGTTCAGCGTGGAGCTGGGCGAGGGCCTCCCCCCCGTGTGGGCCGACCGCGACAAGGTGGCGCACGTGCTGCGCAACTTGATGGGCAACGCCATCAAGTTCACCCCCGAGGGCGGGTGGGTGAAGGTGCAGGCCCGGGCGGCGCCGGGGCAGCCGGGGTGGCTGCAGATCGAGGTGGCCGACAACGGAATCGGCATCGAGCCCGAGCACCACGAGCTGATCTTCCGCGAGTTCGCGCAGGTGGATTCGTCGCGCGCGCGCATCCACCACGGCACCGGGCTGGGCCTTTCCATCGCCCGGCGCTTCGTGGAGCTGCACGGCGGCCGCATCTGGGTGGAAAGCGGGCTGGGCGAAGGCAGTCGCTTCTTCTTCACCCTTCCCTCCACCGAGGCGGTTCCGGCGGAGGGCGAAGCGCCCCGCGGCGTGGGGGGCGCGGGGGGGTGATCGAGCGGAGCATCCTTCTGGTCGAGGACAGCGAAGCCATCCGCACCGCCTTCACCATCCTGCTGGAAGACGCGGGGTACCGGGTGATGGGCGCGGGGATGGGTGGCGAGGCGCTGCGCATGGCCGGCGAGCACGCTCCGGACCTGGTGCTGCTGGACATGGGGCTTCCCGACATGTCGGGGCTGGACGTGGTCCGCCGCCTCAAGGCCAATCCCGCCACGGTGGACATCCCCGTCGTCGCGCTCACGGGCCGCGACGAAGATGCCGACCGGCAGGCGTGCCTGGCCGCGGGCTGCGCCGCCTACCTGGTGAAGCCCGTCGACACCCAGCGCCTGGTGCGCGACCTCCCCGGCTTCATGACCGCGTCCCCCGCGGCCTGATTTCCACCACATCCACGGCTGGAAAGCGGAAAGCCCCGGCTCGGGCCGCTGTCGCGTCCCGCCCGGGGCTTCACCTGCACGCCCGCCGCACCTGCCGAAGCCGCCGGATGTCATCCCGATGGAGCGGCCCCGAAGAACCTGCCCGTACACTACGAATTGCAGCGACTGAGGGATCCGCCACACAGTGCGGACGCGCTCCTGGCCGCAGATGCGCCGTCCCTATCTCTTCCCCCCAGCCCTGAGCGGCCAAGCACAGCCGACGCGACGGCCCACCAGGCCGAAACGTGCGCGGAATCCCCTCGCCTACTCCAGCAGGGCAGGAAGACGCACCGTAAAGGCCGTGCCTTCGTCGCCGCTGCTGACGTCCAGGCGCCCGCCGTGCTCGCGAACGATGCGGCGGCAGATGAAGAGCCCCAGCCCCGTCCCCTCGTCCCCCGGCTTGGTGGTGAACAGGGGATCGAAGATGCGCGGAAGCTGGTCGGCCGGAATGGGCGGCCCGTCGTTCCAGAACTCCAGCACCACCGCGGGGTCCGCCTGATGATCCGCCCGGGCGGTGACGCGCAGCGTGCGCCCGCTCTCCGCCAACGCCTGCTCGGCGTTCACTACCACGTTCAGGAACACCTGCTGAAGCTGGTGCCGGTCGCCGCTGACCGCCGGCAGGTCGTCGGGAACCTGCACCTGCAGCTCGACGCCCGTCGTCCGCAGCTTCTTTTCGCGCATTCCCAGCGTCGCCGTCACCACCGAGCCCACGTCCACCGGGTAGCGCTCCGCCGGGTGCCGCCGCGCGAAGTTCAGCATGTCGCCGACGATGTGGGTGCAGCGATCCACCGCGTCCACGATCTCGCGCAGCTGGTCGGCCATCTGCGGGTCCGTCGCGCGGCGCTGAAGGAGCTGCGCATGCGCGCTGATCACCGCCAGCGGGTTGTTCAGGTCGTGCGCCACGCTTCCCGACAGCAGCCCCAGCGTGAACAGCTTGTCGCGCTCGGCCAGGTGCTCCTCCATGTGCTGCCGCTCTTCCCACAGGCGCCGCGTGCGCAGGTGCGACTGGATGCGGGCGCGCAGCTCGGCCCCGCGGAAGGGCTTCGTCACGTAGTCGCTGGCGCCCGCGTCGAAGGCGGCGTACACGCTTTCGGGATCGGTCTTGGCCGTCACCATCAGCACGGGCAGGCGAAGCGCGTCCCACCGCTGCCGGGCGTAGTGGCAGATCTCCAGCCCCGAAACTCCCGGCAGCATCCAGTCCAGCAGCAGCATGTCGGGGGCGCCCTGCTCGTCGAGGAAGCGGATGGCCGTCTCGCCGTCGGCCGCCACGCTCACCCGGTATCCCGCCTGCTCCAGGATCATCCGCAGCACGCGCGCGGCCGACGCATCGTCCTCGGCGATCAGCAGGTGCTCGCCGCCGCCGCGCGCCAGCGCGTGCGCCTGTCCCTCCGTCACAGCAGCGGCTCCGGCCGGGCCAGGCGGGCACGCGCGGCTTCGGCATCCATCGACAGCAGCGGCATCAGGCGGTCGGGGGCAATCTCCCGGCGCTCCATGGTGAACACGCGAAAGGCCCGGGCGCTCAGGTAAAGGTCGTGCGACACCTGCGGCAGGCCGATCAGCCCCGCGCGGCCGCTTTCCGTCAGGCGCTGCACCGCGCCGGAGCGGCGGAGCAGCAACAGGTCCAGCCCCAGCATCCGCGGCTTTTCGGGGTAGTCCACCAGCACACATCCTTCGTCGAGCCCCAGCTCGCCCGCCAGCCGGGCCTCCAGCGCGCTCCGCAGCTCCCCGTCGGACGCCACCCACGTATCCCCCGCCATCCCCCGCAGCGCCTCCGCCGGCAGCTCCAGTGCGCGCTTGGGAAGCCGGCGGCGCCGTACCGCGGGAATCCACCGGTCCGCCACCCGCCGCGCCGCGGGATCGTCCATGTCCGCCGCGCGCAGCTCCAATATGGTCATCAGCCGCTCGTCGGACTGGCCCACCAGCTCCTCGGCCCCGATCACGCCGCCCCGCAGCGCGTCGTGCACCAGCCGCTTGTACAGCGCCGTCGCCGAGCGGACTGCGTGGTGCCAGTAGACGTTGCGGAACATCTGGTACTTGGAGAAGAGCAGCGACTCCAGCGCGGACAGCCCCTTTTCGTGGATGCCCACCTCGGCGAGCCCTGTGTGGGGATCGGGGAGGATGGCGATGGCGTGCAGCAGCCGGTCGACGTCTACCTCGCCGTACGGAACGCCGCAGAAGCGCGCGTCGCGGCGAAGGTACTCGATCTTGTCCAGGTCCAGGCTCCCCGACACCAGCCCCTGCAGGGGCGACTCCGACCGGCCGCGGATCATGTCGGCGATGCGGGCCGGGGCGTCGGGGGCCAGCGCCTCGAGCGTGCCGCGAATGGGCTCCGCGCACAGGAACCGCTCCGCCAGCTCCTCGTGGTCGCTGCTCACCAGCTCTTCGCCGAGCTCCTCCAGCGCGTGCGAGAACGGGTAGTGCCCCACGTCGTGAAGCAGCGCCGCGTACGGCGCCAGGCGGCAGTCCACCGGGTCCACGCTTCCCAGCTCGCCGCGGTCGCCCAGGAACGTCAGCGCCATCCGGGCCAGGTGGTACACGCCCAGCGCGTGGTCGAAGCGCGTGTGCACCGCGCCGGGATACACCAGGTACGCCAGGCCCAGCTGCCGGATGTGGCGCAGCCGCTGGAACTGGGGCGTGTCGATGATCCGGACGGCCGTGGCGTCCAGCCGGATGGTGTTCCAGAGCGGGTCGCGAACGACCTCGAACTCGCGCGAGGGATCGGTGCGGGAATGCATGAGGGGCGGGAGTGTACCGGCGGGCGGGGCGGGGTGTCAAGGCGCCCAGCCCCGGCGCGCACACTGGGCACGTCGCGCTCGCGAGCCAAGACGAGCGGCATACAGCATCCGCCACAGGTGGTACGCGAATGTCCACATGTGGCGTGAACGGAGTACGCGCTTTGTGAAAGAAAACCCTTGCGTTTATTGAGGAATTGACTTAGCCTTGTGACCTCGCCCGCATGTCCATTTGTGGAAGGCGGGCCGTCCCGAACGCAGGAGGCGCCCATGCAGATCGGAACCGGAATCTACACGCCCAGCGAGGCGGCGTCTCTGCTCAACGAGCGCCCCGACACGGTGAACCGCTGGGCGTGGGGGTATTCGCGCACCCGCAACGACCAGCACAAGGCGCATCCGCCGCTGATCAGGACCGAGCTGCCCCGGGTCGACGGCCAGAAGGCCATCACCTTCGTGGAGCTCATCGAACTGCTGTACATCCGCGCGTTCGAGCGGGCGGGGGTCTCCTGGAACCAGATCAAGGAGGCGGCCCGGGTGGCGGCGCGAATGTTCTCGACCGACCACCCGTTCGCGCTTCGCCACCTGTACGTGGACCCGGGCAGCCTGTACGGATCGCTGCGCGAGGAGGACGGTTCGGAATCGCTGGTCCAGCTGGTGGGCCACGGGCAGCACGCCATGCCGCAGCTGGTGAAGCCGTACCTGGAGCAGATCGAGTTCGACGTGAACGACGTCGCGCGGCGGTGGTGGCCGATGGGAAAGGCGGCGGGGATCGTGGTCGACCCCATGAAGGCGTTCGGCGCGCCCGTCGTGGAGCAGGTGGGGATCAGGGCCCGGTCGCTGGCCGCCGCCTACGACGCCGAGCTTCCGGCTTTTGGCGCGGGGGCCGTGAACCGCGTCGCGTGGACGTACGACATCGAACCCGAACACGTGCAGGCGGCTCTCCGGTTCCGCGAATGGCAGAGCCGCGCGGCCTGACGTTTCTCTTCGACGAGAACATGCCGCAGCGGCTGGCCACCGCCATGCGCACGCATATGGGAGAGCGGACCACCCACGTGTATGACGAGTTCGGGCGCGACGGGGTGCTGGATCCCGAGGTGCTGAGGTTCGTGGGCGAGAACGGGTGGTTCCTGGTCAGCCGCGACCGCCGCATCCTGCGCCGCGCCCCGGAGCGAGCACTGATCGAGCAGTTCGGGACAGGCGCATTCTTCCTGAAGGACAGCCTCGACGACTTCTGCTCCATCGCACGGGCGCTGATCCACAACTGGCCGGAGATCAAGCGGATCGCCCGCGGGCGCGACCGGCCGTTCGTCTTCCTGATCCGCGAACGGGGAGTCGTGCGCCTGGAGAACCGCCACATCCGGTGACGCCGCATGCGGCGGGTTCACCGGCTCACGGAGAGTACACGCCTCGGCTGTCGGTGCCCTTCGAGGGTTGTGTGGCGGATCCCTCGGTCGCTGCGGGGCGCGGCGCACAGGCAGGTTCGGTGGGGCCGCTCCGTCGGGATGACACGTGTGCTTCGGCGGGTTGGCGCGTAATGGCGGCGGATTCACTCGCTCACAGAGGGAGCGGCATAGAGCGCTGGCGGCAGATTCATCCGCTCACGGGAACCGGGTGAGGGTCACGCGCTCCGCCTCGTCCAGCAGGCGTTTCACGATGCCCAACGCCGTGCCGATGTCGGCGTCGGTGCGCTGGGCGATGTCGCGGCGGATCAACGTGTCGACCTCGTCGCGCACGATCTCGAACTGGCGGCGCACCTCGTCGGGCTTCCACCCCAGCCGCCGCCGCTGGTCGCCGTGCCGCTCGCTGATCATCCGCTGGATGTCGGAGCCGTCCTGCATCAGCTCCGGCTCGCCCCCGCCCTCGTCCAGCGTAATCAGCGACTTGCCGATGTCGAGCAGGAAGGTGGCCATGTGGTCCTCCAGCTGCGCCCGGTCCAGCCCGTGCGCGCCGGGAACGCGGGGATCGCCGCGCAGCCGCGCGCCAATGTCACGCACGAGGGCGTCGGCGCTGGCGGCCAGGATGTGCCCCACGTCGGCCAGCCCGGGCACCTGCCCCGGCCGGGACGGCCAGTCGTGCGCGGTGGAGGCAGCTTCCCCGGCCGCGGCGTCGCGCGCCGCGGGAAGCCACAGCGTAAAGCACGAGCCCCGGCCCAGGGTGCTGCGCACCGTCAGGTCGCCCTCCATCAGCCGGGCGAAGCGGCGGCTGATGGTCAATCCCAGCCCCGTGCCGCCGTGCTTGCGCGTGTGCCCCTCTTCGGCCTGCACGAAGGGCTGGAACACGGCGCCCAGTTTTTCGGGCGCGATGCCCATCCCCGTGTCTTCCACGCGCACGTACACCCACGGGCCCTCGCGCCCCACGTCGGCCTCTTCGTCGGCCTGGGCCGTGCAGCCGCAGGTGACGGAAACGCTTCCGCCGCTTTCCGTGAACTTCACCGCGTTTGACAGCAGGTTCACCAGGATCTGCCGCACCCGGTCTTCGTCGCCCACGTACTGCACGTCGGACGAGACGGTGCACTGGCTGGACAGGTTCAGCCCCCGGTCGGTGGCCTGCGGCGTGACCAGCGCGATGGCCTCGGCGACGGCGTACGACGCGCTGGTGCGTTCGTGCTCCACCTCCATCTGGCCCGCCTCGATCTTGGACAGGTCCAGCACGTCGTTCACCAGCCCCAGCAGGTGCTGCCCGCTCAGTCGCACGCGCTCCAGCTTGCCCTTCTGGTCGTCGGTCAGCGGCCCCCCGATGCCCATCTCCAGCAGGTCGGTGTAGCCCAGGATGGCGTTGATGGGGGTGCGGATCTCGTGGCTCATGTTGGCCAGGAACTGGCTTTTGGCCCGGTTGGCGAAATCCGCCGCCGTGCGCGCCGTCTGGGCCTCGCCGTACAGCAGGGTGTTCTCGAGGGCGATGGAGGCCATCTGCGCCAGCTGCAGCAGCACCGCCTCGTCCTGCGCGGTGAAGTCGCCCTCGTAGCGGTCGGAAAGCTGGATCAGCCCCAGGTTGCGGCCGTCGCGCGCCACCATGGGTGCCGCCAGCCATCCGCGCATGGGCGGATGCCGTCCCGCCTCGGCGCCGAACGCCTTCCACGCGGGGTGCGACTCCAGCTCGTCCTGCGTCATCCGCATCGACCGGTTGGCCTCGCCCACCAGGCGGTAGATGCCGCTGCCGTCGGGCACCGCGTCGTACTCCCGCCACTCGGCGTACCGGTCGGAGAGGGAGACGGCGTTGATGGCCTGCGACCAGGTGACGTCGGTCGACAGGCTGGCGACGGCCTGGTGTGCGCCCACCACCCGGCGCGCCTGCTCGGTGACCGTGCGCAGCATGTCGTGCACGGGCGCGGAGGTGTTGATGACCAGCGCGGCCTGGGCCAGCGCGTGGAGCTGGTCGGCGTAGCGCTGAAGCTCCTGCTCGGTGTGCTTGCGCTGGGTAACGTCGCGAAAGTAGACGGACAGCCCGTCGGCCGAGGGATAGGCGTGCACCTCGAACCACACGCCGAACATGGGTGCGAACTCCTCGAAGTGGGCCGGCTGCTGCGTCTCCATGGCGCGGCGGTACTCGTCCTCGAAGCGCGTGTCGCGGAACTCGGGCACGGCATCCCAGAACGGCACGCCCACCACCTCGTCGGGCTCGCGCTCCAGGACGGTGCGGATGACCTCGCGGGTGCCGCGGTTGATGTAGGTGAACCGCCACTCGCGGTCCAGGTGGAAGAAGGCGTCGGTGATGCTTTCCAGGATGGCGTTCAGCCGTGCGCGCGCTTCCTGTTCCAGCGCCAGCAGCCGGCTGCTGCGCTCTTCGGCCTCCTTGTAGTCGGTAGTGTCCTCGATGATGCCCACCACCCGGTACATCTCGCCGCTTTCCCGCCGCACGGGGTAGCCGCGCGCCCACACCCAGCGCACCTGCCCGTCGGGCCAGACGATGCGGTACTCCACGTCGTACTCGCCGTTGACCATCCCCGCCAGCGCCGTTTCCACACGCTGGCGGTCCTCGGGATGCACGGCTTCCAGGAATGAGCGGGGATCGTGGACCAGGCTTTCGCGCGAGCGGCGCCAGATCTCCTCGTAGGCTGGGCTGATGTAGATGATTCGTGTGAGCTCCGGGTCGCTGATCCAGAACACTTCGCGAATGCCTTCGGCCAGCTGCCGGAAGCGCTGCTCGTTTTCGTGAAGGGACTCGCGGCAGCGGGCTGCATCGCCCGCCAGCTCTTCGGCCAGGAGCGCCAGCCCCGCCGCGGACGCGAGGGTGCGCAGGCTTTCCTCCTGGTCGGGCCGCGGTGCCGCCCCCACCAGGCTGAGCACGCCCAGGCGGCGGCCGTCCACCTCCAGCGGCACCTGCCACGCCCCCGCCGCCTCGTCTCCGGACACACGCGCGCCGACGGCCGGATGCCCGGCGCCCGAAGCCGCCAGCACCTGCACCTTGTCCGCGCCAGGAAAGGCGCGCGCGATGAACGCGCCCGGCGCGCCGGCGACGGCGCGGGCCTGCTCCGCCACGCGGCGCAGCGTTTCTCCCGCGTGGAATGCGGGCGCCGCTCCCTGCTCGTCGTCCATCAAGTGATTCAGGCCATGCCCTGAGGAACGTTCATCACCGACGCGCGCCGGTTTGCCGCGAGTGGCGGGGTGCCGGGTGCAATCCCGGTGCCCGGGCGGGGTGCGGCGGCGCCACAGGAGTAATGGGGAGTCTCCGGAGGGCGCGGGAGCGGGTGAACCCGCCGCAACAACGGCAGAAAGCCTCCCAAACCGCGGGAGGCTTCACCTGCACGCGCGCCTCAGGCAGCGCGCACATTCTTTTGCGTGAAGCGTGCGTCGGCCGCGGTGGTCATGCGGCCGGACGACCCGTCAAGGCCATTCGCGCGCCCTGAGCAGCACGCCGGCCACGATCAGCCAGAACAGACCGTAACCGCCGGCGAACGCACTGGCGCCCCATGCGATCTCGCCGCGCAGGATGCCGTCGTACACGTCGGAAAGGGCCAGCTGCGGGGGAAGCAGCAGCCCCACCACGTCGCCCAGCACCCCCGGAAGCGGCTCCACTCCCGAGCTGACCAGCTGCAGCCACACGTAGTTGGCCAGGTACAGCACCAGCGCCACCCAGGCATCGCCCCGCACGAGCAGCACCGACAGCACAGCCACCATGCCGCCGTACGCCACGGCCGCCAGCAGCGCCAGGTACAGCCCGATCCACCCGCCCTCGAACCCGCCCCACGCCACCATCTGCCCCACCACCAGGAACACGGCCGCGGCCAGCACGGAGAAGCCCAGCGCGAGCAGCCAGCGCAGCCCGTAGAACGACAGCGGCCGCGTGGGATGCGAAAAGAACATCCGGTAGTACCCGGACCGCCGGTCGCCGGAGACGAAGCCGCCCAGCAGGATGAGCATGGAAAGCGCGGCGTAGTTGGCCAGCGTGGCCGCGATTCCCAGGTAACCCAGGTCGAGCGAGGGCTCGGCGCCGGGCACCTCGTCGTGGCGATGGAAGCCGGGCTCCAGGGCAAAGAACAGCAGCCCGGCCAGCGCTACCATCGCCAGGCGCGGCAGCATTCCGCGCAGCAGGATGGGGATCATGCGCGGCCTCCCTTCTTCCGCCCGCCGCCCTGGCCGCGGAACCGCTCGCGCAGCGACAGCCGCTCGGGCGTCACCGCGTGGACGACGCCCCCACGGTCCAGCAGCTGTCGCAGCCGCGCGCTCAGGTCGCGCGCGCTTCCCGCCTCCACGCGGAACGCGTGCGCCTCCCCGTGGACGGGGAGCGCGCCGGGAAACGCGGACGAAACCAGGTGGGCGGACTCGGTGTCGTGCACCTCCAGCCGCCACGCCGGCACGGGGCCGCGCCCCTCGGCGAGGTCGATCACCTCGCGCACGCGCCCCGCCTGCAGCACCACCACCTGGTCGGCGACGCGCTCCACCTCTTCCAGGTCGTGCGAGGCGAACAGCAGCACGCGCTCGGGATCCGCCTCGCGCCACGCCGTGACGATTTCGCGCACCCGAGCTACCCACTCGGGATCCAGCCCGTCCGTGGCCTCGTCCAGGATCATCACCTTGCGGTCGCCCAGCAGCGCCTGCGCCAGCGCCAGCCGCTGCAGGTTGCCCTTGGAAAGCGCGGCCACGCGGCGGCCCGCCAGCTCGGCCAAGCCCAGCCGCGCCAACTCGCGCTCGATTCGCGCGTGGGCACCCTCTACCTCGCCCAGTGCGGCAAAGGCCTCCAGCGCCCGGCGCACCGTCCACGAGCGGGGGATCTCCACCCGGTCGGGGACGTACGCCACCCCGTGCCGCTCGGCGTAGTCGCGGGGCAGCATGCCGCCGATCTCCACGCCGCCGCCGCTGGGGTGCAGGTAGCCCAGCAGCAGCCGGATCAGCGTGCTCTTGCCGGCGCCGTTGGGCCCCACGATGCCCACCGCCGCGCCGGGGGGCACGTGCAGCGTCACGCCATCCAGCGCGCGCACCCCCTCGCCGCGCCAGCGCGCCAGCGGGCCTCCGAACTCCTTCACCACGTCGGTTACCTGGATCATGAGCGGGAGCGTACGCCCCACCCCGCCCGATCGCAACCCCGGTATGGATCGTGCGCCCGGGCCGCGGCATGAGCACGCGCCCTCCCACACTCCCCCTGGAACGCCGCAACGACCCGCGCCGCGGGCCCATCCACGGCCTGCGCGACCTGCTGTTCGGGCTGCTGCGGTGGATCGGTCGCCACGTCGAGGGCTTTTACGCCGCCGTGGGCGCGTTCCTGTTCATCGGCCTGTCGTGCGTGCTGATCGGCGCGGTGCTCTTCGCCGAGCTGGCGCGCGCCGTCGTCGCGGGGCACACCCTGCGGCTGGACGAGGCGGTGCTCCGGTGGATGTCGGCCAACGGGTCGCCCGCGGTCGACAGCTTCATGCTGGAGGTGACCGCCCTGGGCGCCCGGCTGGTGGTGTGGATGGTGGTGATGGTGGCCACGGCGTTCCTGCTCCTGAACCGCCACCGGTGGTCCGCCGCGCTCCTGTGGGTGTCGATGCTGGGGGCGGGGCTGATCAACATGACGATGAAGGAGTTCTTCGACCGTCCGCGCCCCGACGTCTTTCCCTGGCGCACCCCGCACGTGGGCAACGCATCGTTCCCGTCAGGCCACGCGATGACGTCCATCGTGATCTACGGCACGCTGGGCTACCTGCTGGGCCGGCTGATGCCCACCCGCGCCACGCGGATCGCCACCTACGCCATCGCCATCCTCGTCATCCTGCTGGTGGGGGCTTCGCGGCTGTACCTGGGCGTGCACTATCCCTCGGACGTGCTGGGTGGATTCGCGACGGGGGGCGCTTGGGCGTTCACCTGCGGGCTGGGGATGGAGGCCGTGCGCTACTTCCGCCAGCGGCGCCCGGAGATCGCCGCCGAGGAAAAGGGCCTGGGCGCCGGCCCGGTGGACGCGCCTGCGCCAGCACCGGCCGCGGAGTAGGGCGGGCGTTCCGCACGTCGCAGCACCTCCTTCCGGAACCCATCTGTGTCCCGAAACGAGCCCGAAGGGCTTGCGAAGGGTGCCCGTCGTCTCCATCGTTTCCGATCCATACCCCGCCGCATCCCCGGCTTCGCGCGCGCGACGCGCCGCACTCCCTGCCCCCATCCATGGCCAAGCACACTCCGCCGTCGGACCAGGAGCTGTTCCAGATCGAATCGCTCGCCTGCGATGCCACGCCCGGTCCGTGGGAGCCGCAGGTGGTGCTGGACTACCAGACGGGCGAAAGCGCGCGCGTGGTGGTGCACGCCCCCGACGACGACGGCGAGCTGACGTACGTGGTGGAGCGCGAGCGCGACCTGGCCGAGGCCGACCAGCGCTACATCGCCGCCCTTCACCCCGACGCCGTGCTGCGCCTGGTGCGCGAGATCCGCCGGCTGCGGCGCGTGGGAGAGCGGTACGACGCGCTGTGCTCGGTGCTCGGCCACCTGAACGAGTTCCTGGAGCGGCGCGGCCTGGTGGCGCAGGCGCAGCGCTTCGTGGAGGTGCGTGCGCAGCTGGAGCGCATTCACCCGGAAGGCATCGACGGTACCGTGGCGCAGCCCGGCGCTCCTTCGGCCCGCCGTGAGCCCGCCGGATTCGTCGCTTGACCCCATGGGCGCCTTCGGGCGCCCATTTCGCATCCTGAACCCACCGCCCGTAGCTTCAGTGATGGCTGCCGCACGCGAGATTCGCCTTCCGGACCGCTTCTACCTGCCGCGCCCCGGCCCCGACGGCCGCGAGGTGCACGACGTGATGCCGTGGGAGGGCGCCCGGAGCTACGCCACCGACGGCGAGCGCGTGGGCATCCAGTTCACCGACGGGCGCGTGGTGTGGCTGGGCGACGCGCCCACGTCGGCGCTGGCGCCGGACCCCGCGGACGAGGCTCCCAGCTTCGCCGAGGACTTCGTGGACGTGAACCTCGACGCGCTGGTGGACGGGCTTCGCGTGTACATGGAGCGGCACCCCATTCTCAAGTCCGTGTGGCGTGAGGACATGGAGCGGCTGGATACGCTGCGCCGCCACTACCCGGGACAGGAGCCGCATGCGGGCGAGGGCGAGGCGGCGTAGGCGTTTCGGACGGGTGCGGATGAGCAGACGCGAGGGCGGCTCCGACGGGGCCGCCCTTCGTACGTTGGGCTCTCACCCCGGGGCTGTCATCCTGAGTCTTTCACCGTCCTCCGGCCGACCCTGAGGGATGAAAAGGGCTCGCGGGCGCCGTTTATGATTTGGACGAACTGGACTTTTTCTATTCAGCCCCAGGCGCACCGAACCTGCCCGTACGCAAGTCTCTGCGGGGCGAAGGATCTCGCCGCGGATGCCTTTCAGCCCGGGCGCGGCAGCGGTCACAAGCCCGAGGCCTCGGCTCTGCCGGGCGAATGAATTCGCTGCAACAACCACACGAAGTCCGCCTGCGCGGACTGGCCTGTTCTCGTGTGGGC
This DNA window, taken from Longimicrobium sp., encodes the following:
- a CDS encoding DUF5615 family PIN-like protein — encoded protein: MAEPRGLTFLFDENMPQRLATAMRTHMGERTTHVYDEFGRDGVLDPEVLRFVGENGWFLVSRDRRILRRAPERALIEQFGTGAFFLKDSLDDFCSIARALIHNWPEIKRIARGRDRPFVFLIRERGVVRLENRHIR
- a CDS encoding response regulator transcription factor — encoded protein: MIERSILLVEDSEAIRTAFTILLEDAGYRVMGAGMGGEALRMAGEHAPDLVLLDMGLPDMSGLDVVRRLKANPATVDIPVVALTGRDEDADRQACLAAGCAAYLVKPVDTQRLVRDLPGFMTASPAA
- a CDS encoding HD domain-containing protein, coding for MHSRTDPSREFEVVRDPLWNTIRLDATAVRIIDTPQFQRLRHIRQLGLAYLVYPGAVHTRFDHALGVYHLARMALTFLGDRGELGSVDPVDCRLAPYAALLHDVGHYPFSHALEELGEELVSSDHEELAERFLCAEPIRGTLEALAPDAPARIADMIRGRSESPLQGLVSGSLDLDKIEYLRRDARFCGVPYGEVDVDRLLHAIAILPDPHTGLAEVGIHEKGLSALESLLFSKYQMFRNVYWHHAVRSATALYKRLVHDALRGGVIGAEELVGQSDERLMTILELRAADMDDPAARRVADRWIPAVRRRRLPKRALELPAEALRGMAGDTWVASDGELRSALEARLAGELGLDEGCVLVDYPEKPRMLGLDLLLLRRSGAVQRLTESGRAGLIGLPQVSHDLYLSARAFRVFTMERREIAPDRLMPLLSMDAEAARARLARPEPLL
- a CDS encoding sensor histidine kinase, whose protein sequence is MTEGQAHALARGGGEHLLIAEDDASAARVLRMILEQAGYRVSVAADGETAIRFLDEQGAPDMLLLDWMLPGVSGLEICHYARQRWDALRLPVLMVTAKTDPESVYAAFDAGASDYVTKPFRGAELRARIQSHLRTRRLWEERQHMEEHLAERDKLFTLGLLSGSVAHDLNNPLAVISAHAQLLQRRATDPQMADQLREIVDAVDRCTHIVGDMLNFARRHPAERYPVDVGSVVTATLGMREKKLRTTGVELQVQVPDDLPAVSGDRHQLQQVFLNVVVNAEQALAESGRTLRVTARADHQADPAVVLEFWNDGPPIPADQLPRIFDPLFTTKPGDEGTGLGLFICRRIVREHGGRLDVSSGDEGTAFTVRLPALLE
- a CDS encoding HAMP domain-containing sensor histidine kinase; protein product: MEHLHVHLQGDSGTAQRLREVLAREGFRVVEPPPEKPAGAIVVQVRANGINGASAEVEMEARVEELERSVLELRNLDVAKSQFLTNVSHELRTPLTAIVTYGEILRDGLLGEISARQRDAIESMIGSCRQLLAMIEEILTYARSTATTIDIRPGEFGLREMVAEVRRMNESLLDRKNLTFSVELGEGLPPVWADRDKVAHVLRNLMGNAIKFTPEGGWVKVQARAAPGQPGWLQIEVADNGIGIEPEHHELIFREFAQVDSSRARIHHGTGLGLSIARRFVELHGGRIWVESGLGEGSRFFFTLPSTEAVPAEGEAPRGVGGAGG